A stretch of the Capsicum annuum cultivar UCD-10X-F1 chromosome 8, UCD10Xv1.1, whole genome shotgun sequence genome encodes the following:
- the LOC107839511 gene encoding 39S ribosomal protein L45, mitochondrial, with protein sequence MALGRYHSLRNIYQTLEIRHFSTLLGSSRSNSKFVTNVPHITLRSISSCMHKDHGGIPWTSGDKTMLRSTTMQDPISYGYMRSVTTQAKAPAQARKMGAVKVSMLSPGIIYEPYAPREKIPFWKRYFTRNGWKRTKEDLTSELKSAYAIAKLRKAGYSKQKFYTEAVSIYKEINTQMADGGKATLRKLVTDRMYSALKNEIKQRESVWPTVYWELIEPIVKVRTLRARLIGVDRDDLSKVFIQLTLEFLSKQKFEAYDAKGAVVSGDRNKEVLVRDIWVFEKSLFHTGAYWRLCGRIKV encoded by the exons ATGGCTTTAGGCCGATATCACTCGCTTCGAAAcatctatcaaacacttgaaattcgaCACTTTTCTACCTT GCTAGGAAGCTCAAGAAGCAATTCAAAATTTGTTACAAATG TTCCACATATCACACTAAGGAGCATATCATCCTGCATGCATAAGGACCATGGAGGTATCCCCTGGACATCTGGGGATAAAACAATGCTCCGTTCAACTACg ATGCAAGATCCAATAAGCTATGGCTACATGCGATCCGTTACAACACAAGCAAAAGCTCCAGCTCAAGCACGGAAAATG GGAGCAGTCAAAGTGTCTATGCTGAGTCCTGGAATCATATATGAGCCTTATGCCCCTCGTGAAAAAATCCCATTCTGGAAGCG ATATTTCACTAGAAATGGTTGGAAAAGGACAAAGGAGGATCTTACTTCAGAG CTCAAAAGTGCATATGCCATTGCTAAACTACGAAAAGCTggatattcaaaacaaaagttctaTACTGAAGCTGTTAGCATATACAAAGAG ATAAATACCCAAATGGCGGACGGAGGAAAGGCAACTTTGAGGAAATTAGTTACGGACCGTATGTACTCT GCTCTCAAGAATGAGATCAAGCAGCGAGAATCAGTGTGGCCTACTGTCTACTGGGAACTAATTGAACCAATTGTTAAAGTGCGGACTCTGCGAGCTCGATTG ATTGGTGTTGATCGAGATGATCTGAGTAAGGTGTTCATACAGCTGACACTTGAGTTTCTGTCTAAGCAG AAGTTTGAGGCATATGATGCAAAAGGAGCTGTTGTCTCTGGAGATAGAAATAAGGAG GTCTTGGTACGTGATATATGGGTTTTTGAGAAGTCTCTATTCCACACTGGAGCATACTGGCGTCTATGTGGACGAATCAAAGTTTAG